TTCCTATTATATCTTGATCGGACAAAGCTGCGTATTTATAGATTCAATAATCCAAACGATCGCACCCATTTGGCAAGGGTATACTGTGGGACGGGAGAGGTCCAGAGATGTCAATATGTCTTCACCCAAGCGAATCATTTGGtgttgaataaaaggagataatgGTATACATTAATGCaacagcaacccaaagacacagataaataaaaatatttagagtcaacattcagtatttttttttatatagaaagatgcgtatacagaataataagctcaaaactgacccatgactaaataatagttatacggaGTTAATGCAATAATATTTTCCGTCAACTATTATATATCcgaaaaggcacatttgatttaatattatttaccgtCAAAGATACCCCAACAATCacaattatcttacctcctatacatttctaggaatatgattggttacaAGCGACCTCgcggagaccgtgtatattcaatattaggttagtagggaggcggggcttatttcaatacacggttagtagtgaaTTTGCGACTTAGGCactgtttcattattcaaaatattgaaagttctgtttactattgttatatcaaggttgtttATTATAGATATTTATCGTTTACATTAGTTGTTTTTAGTGCAGATCAATTGaagaaggttcttaaaattgaacacttgaacactttaatacagaaataagtagatgtggtatgatagcaaataagacaactttagtctaaattcaacaaataaagatagtcggtaagataaattcgttacatagtgtcatgagtgtgctagtgacctaatatgatatatacagggtaagtaaattccatatggggttcgcttcgctctcacccaatatggaatttactgacccagtatatatcatattaggtcacttacacactatgtaactaatagtgtTTGGTTGAAAATTTTCACCTGCCATATTTTTATCGGTAAAAATTTAAGAAGTTGTAATATAaaccagtaaaagaaaaacacttcactGTTTAGTataacggtaaaataaataatgataatggatgacgaccagcggcaaataaaaaaatattcaggacgataacatgtaaatataataagAGTATTAACCCCgtattttactagactgacaaGCAGAGTCGTTTTTTTATCGTGTAAGTTCATTAGATATTAGTTTGCAGGAAGAAAAGTCACCCGACCCGGACTCATTTCCGACTCTGAGCCGGTCAGTCTGCGCTCTTACTCTACGATGCCACGTGTTTAGCGTTGAAATATAATACCCATTAAATTAACGTCTTTGTTTGACCGATTCGGGATTCGAACAAGTGATCTCCCGATCTCGAGGCGAACACTCCCACACGAGATCAACCAGGAGAGCGGTAGTGATCGGTAGTACAGAATATCATACCAAAAACTGaagtacaatacacaatacagtttTACAGAATCCTCACAGTTACTAAAGCGAGCTAAAAGTATCTAACCTAAATTGGATGCttgaaatgatattgtaaactacACGTAAACATGGATGATCGACATCAGGATAGATTTTAAGGATCAACACTCTCGACAAATTAACAACTCTTGTACCTTTTATTTGAGTGGTCTGAATTTTTGCAGCTGTTTCAAATCTAAATGTctgtccttattcaatatacATTTTCCAGTGGTATTTTAAAGTTTCACGTCCAACCTCACTTTCGACCtcctattgtatttaaaatttatgtgttatagtcatgaacatgcatgaaatatttgctactggacgtaaagcaaacaacaatcaatcaacttaATTGATTTCTCTGTACTAGTACTTAGCACACAAAGACAAGATCTTGTAAAATGCTATAACTTCCAATTTCCATTTAAGTTTTTATGTTgttgtgttgttggtttttttttttggggggggggggggggcgatgTCTCTTCAGTTTAATATCATAAAACTGACTGcttattaaaacaatttaaagattATTTTGCTATGGTTCTTATCTACTGTTTTAATACGATTTATaacatatgtgttttttttttttgtcaggcaAGGATAAAACTAAGAAAGATAAAAGTGTGTTCATGTGTTTTTGCTTCATTTAGACATGAAAAGGGAATAACGGACGACTAAATATCATATAATACATTGAACTTGCGAATATATCTCACCTAACACGTTTTGATCTGACCAGTGAAACCTAGTCTAATacggttttattcattgaagtttaGTTGAAGTTTTTaataaacacaaataaagcaTGATCTATTTCTTAAGTGTACTGAATAGACAAAACTAATTATCTGGCATTCGCATGTAACGTAATGTCggaaaattaccaattcagaaaaaaaggaaCATCTACCGGATGAATATTGTAAAGGGCTTTATGCATCTAGGTCTGTCCGATTAGAAGTTCTGAAACAAGCTGTTTAAAAAGCTAATTGTTGGAagagtttacttactgttttctAAGGTCTGATCTTTATGAAtctatttcatgattactgacaaatcaaaaacatcaagtatatataCCATGAAAGTGTTGGGCATAATATCCATTGGTCAGTTATAAATGAGGTCTGTATGGGGTTTTGATTgcctgatttattaaataagaaatctttattttgaaaattcggctaaaaaatataaatttaccccctaaatttgtaaaactatcatttggtgttatttagatgctaattttgttttatcataaataaataattatatgatgtaaTGCCATTAAATCGGtccttttttatttcaatttggtAACTGTTAATTGTATATATCAGTCTGAGTACTGTTAAACCATCATTTAAGTTAAACATATTTAGACTCGTCCAGTTCAGGAGAATTAGGTTTCTGCAagtgctttttatgtacttttctcattttttttgacggtttgtaagtcagtaaaagttcaatgattaagttaatattgacattaaaagacctcctcaCAAAAAAGGCTGTTCAAATTCTGAACACCCCTTTTTGTTCGgaggtcttttaatatcaatattaacttatcattgaacttttactattacaTAAAACTATCTGTGAATAGGCCACCCAATCTATGTAAATAGTTAAGTGAACAGGTTTCGTTgagttttccaaaaaaaaaatcatcacaaaGCGTTCAAGATACACGATGgttacagaaaatattttgatattctattttttttcagattgttTTATAGGGAACAAAATAACTCAGATAATGCTCCAACTAATCCtctcaaaataaaaatagagCTATGTAGGAGTACCAAATAAAATGTTTTCTGACGATGATATTGAGGCCTATTTGGAAGTTGATGATGATACACATATAAGTTTATATCATTTGAGGAATACAAATAGACATAGCGACACTGAAAGTTGCGCTGTAGTTCCGGAAGACCATTTAGACCAATATGCAGATCAAGCGAACCAGCTTCTTTTGTCCGGTCATACTACAGGTTTTACCAGTACTTCAACTGTTACCAACGAACTTTCGGTGGTAAACGGTTATCATAGCTTCGTTCATCTTATCGAACATGAGAAAACATTTAAAGAAGAAGCAAAACAAGCGTTTCTGAAAAATGCTGCAATACAGCAAGAAATAAAACGAAAATTCTTATTCATAGAGAAAACCGAGACTGAAACAACTCAACGAGTTAGACCAGCAAAATCTAGACCATATAGTGGATTGTGCTTTAGAGGTAAACTGATCTTTCcatttttctgtggaaagacctattgtatttgttctgattattaggtctttccacttttgtGTTAAAAAGACCTGTTGTATTAGATCTGgctattaggtctttccacttttgtGTTAAAAGACCTGTTGTATTtattctgattattattattattattaggtctttccaggTAAGTGGAAGACCTATTGTAtgtgttctgattattaggtctttggtggaaagacctatagattttgttttgatttttttttcttatgcctatatttttttttcttgcgctgtatttttattttaaaatatgttgcttAGTTTTTTGGTATATGTTATCGAACAGTGTATACGCTTTTGAATCtgaccctgtttaaccgaacacctttctttgtaagagttatctcctttAACACTATGTGTGTATTGATATGAGAattccttcgcaaccgtaaatgaaagtgacaaatttattttccaaatttcgCGTTATATCCTTCGGTTGTTAGGTTTTGTTTCAACCGAAGAGTGacgaagactccatatgagagttattccccttatgcatttgatatgcatttctaactggtaaaccgtAAGTAATAGAGACCTTTGAGTTTTAATTTTAGGCCCTTgatccaaaaaaaaatttaacaaataggccaaggtcagaggtcaaggttattttcttaattttaataatggcttattttcacttctttgcAAAAACTGTATGAGATATcgagattttttttaactaaattgtTTGTTGCTAGAAATAAAACGAAAATACTTATTCACAGAGAAAACCGAGACTGAAACAACTGAAAATTGCGCTGTAGTTCCGAAAGACCATTTAGACCAATATGCAGATCAAACGTCCCAGCTTCTTTTGTCCGGTCATACTACAGGGTTTACTGGTACTTCAGGAGAAGAAGCAAAACAAGCGTTTCTTAAACAAGCTGCAATACAGAAAGAAATAAAACGAAAATACTTATTCACAGAGAAAACCGAGACTGAAACAACTCAACGTTTTAGACAAGCAAAAAGagcatatagcatgtatagtggaTTGTGCTTTAGAGGTAAACTGATCTTTCcatttttctgtggaaagacctattgtatttgttctgattataaggtctttccacttttgtGTTAAAAGACCTGTAGTATTAGATCTGgctattaggtctttccacttttgtGTTAAAAGACCTGTTGTATTtattctgattattattattattattaggtctttccatgTAAGTGGAAGACCTATTGTAtgtgttctgattattaggtctttggtggaaagacctatagattttgttttgatttttttttcttatgcctatatttttttttcttgcgctgtatttttattttaaaatatgttgcttAGTTTTTTTGGTATATGTTATCGAACAGTGTATACGCTTTTGAATCtgaccctgtttaaccgaacacctttctttgtaagagttatctcctttAACACTatgtatgtcttgatatgagaattccttcgcaaccgtaaatgaaagtgacaaatttattttccaaatttcgCGTTATATCCTTCGGTTGTTAGGTTTTGTTTCAACCGAAGAGTGacgaagactccatatgagagttattccccttatgcatttgatatgcatttctaactggtaaaccgtAAGTAATAGAGACCTTTGAGTTTTAATTTTAGGCCCTTgatccaaaataaaatttaacaaataggccaaggtcagaggtcaaggttattttcttaattttaataatggcttattttcacttctttgcAAAAACTGTATGAGATATcgagattttttttaactaaattgtTTGTTGCGAGAAATAAAACGAAAATACTTATTCACAGAGAAAACCGAGACTGAAACAACTGAAAATTGCGCTGTAGTTCCGAAAGACCATTTAGACCAATATGCAGATCAAACGTCCCAGCTTCTTTTGTCCGGTCACACTACAGGGTTTACTGGTACTTCAGGAGAAGAAGCAAAACAAGCGTTTCTTAAACAAGCTGCAATACAGCAAGAAATAAAACGAAAATACTTATTCACAGAGAAAACCGAGACTGAAACAACTCAACGTTTTAGACAAGCAAAAAGAGCATATAGTATGTATAGTGGATTGTGCTTTAGAGGTAAACTGATCTTTCcatttttctgtggaaagacctattgtatttgttctgattataaggtctttccacttttgtGTTAAAAGACCTGTTGTATTAGATCTGGCTATTATGTCTTTCCACTTTTGTGTTAAAAGACCTGTTGTATTtattctgattattattattattattaggtctttccaggTAAGTGGAAGACCTATTGTAtgtgttctgattattaggtctttggtggaaagacctatagttttgttttgatttttttttcttatgcctatattttttttttcttgcgctgtatttttattttaaaatatgttgcttAGTTTTTTGGTATATGTTATCGAACAGTGTATACGCTTTTGAATCtgaccctgtttaaccgaacacctttctttgtaagagttatctcctttAACACTatgtatgtcttgatatgagAATTCCTTCGCAACAGTAAATGAAAGtgacaaatttattttccaaatttcgCGTTATATCCTTCGGTTGTTAGGTTTTGTTTCAACCGAAGAGTGacgaagactccatatgagagttattccccttatgcatttgatatgcatttctaactggtaaaccgtAAGTTATAGAGACCTTTGAGTTTTAATTTTAGGCCCTTGatccaaaaaaaatttaacaaataggccaaggtcagaggtcaaggttattttcttaattttaataatggcttattttcacttctttgcAAAAACTGTATGAGATAATCGAGATTTCTTTTAACTAAATTGtttgttgcgacatgtcgtaacatgtaACTTTCGGTTGAAAGAGTTCTTTTACACAAAATTGAAGTTTCCTTCCCTATTACATTTAAAATAACGCGTaaggtgatataactcattaaccatatatAATTTAGACTTAAGGACTTTTGATTTAAGGTTtttggttgatgaccttgaaattgagctcaatgTCACTCGTAAATTCGACGTTCTTAATTTTTACCTTTGCTATATATTCATGATAAGGTCATTAGACTTTTTGCATTAGATTACAAACCACTTGACCATGACAAAAAAAGCATAAGTGACCTTAGGTAAGCCGGAAGTAGTCATTCATTGTACTTatttaatgtaaatgtaaataaaatcatatatttttgagAATCAGAGTGAAGTAAACCATCAAATAAAACCCTGAAATAACATTTTCAAAACCGCAAGTAACAAATTATCTTCGATATCTTAAAAAAGATGTATAAaccatatattttaataataagcTACGATGTCACgctggaaaaaaaacattttaaaccgAATTTTAACAGTTTGGTATCAAAATATATCTTTATGGGTGAAAAAAACCTTCacttgttctctgaacaattggtttctctgaacaattggttttgaattattattatatattttcgtCCGCCAAATTTGTTCCCGCGTGAAagttttgtttcgcaatatgtcgctaaGATATTACGTAAATAGTATCATACAGTTTATGCGCATTTAGGTTTAATAAAAACCCAATTGTTTTGGACGAGTTATCTCTATTCactgtttattttataataaaaaaaggtaACGATATTTGTTTCTTCTTCTGAATTGTTCATTACATCATCAGGAATTTTGGCTAACTTGAATAGAAGCGATCCAATGAGATCTAATTTTAGCAAATACATTTGTCGTTATGCTTTTGAAAcgcatgtacaaaaaaatgtatgtaaaccATAAGTCGTATAAAAAGTAATTGACCAAATTAGTAGTCGCGACATGATATACGATTTTGACGAAATGGTACGCGTTTTGATTTAGAGGTTCCATTCCAATTAAACAGTagaatttacaaaattaacttaTTTTAGCTACAAACTTTGCAGCTATCACGATGTTAATATGTAgacgaacgcgcgtctggcatatatactaaatatagtcctggtacaaaaaaaaatgtatctatgatgagtttattatgcATCTTATCTTAAATATCAACCGAGGTCTATCATCCTCGccccttttttctctttttttcttaggAATCCCATTTCGCTTTAAAGTTCAGTCCCttacattttattgtcaaaatacaAGCCCTCTGCTGTACAAACTTCTGAAATAGAAATCCATCACTGCAAAAATCTGTCCCTATTCATACATTTTCTGAAATAACATGTAATCAGTGAACGTTGTATTAAGATACTATAATAACAGCACTATTTTTGTGTGCATGCATTGGACGACAATTATTTTACCGGTAAAATGTAACATGAATCAAGAAAAAACGTTTCCCTTAGCCGTGGGTCGCTTGATTGAGAAATATAATTCATTGACGTAGAAATCGCACCCAAGTTCAAAATAATTCCTGCAATCAAATTCCTAAAAatgcatcttcctatatcttattTGAATATAAACCTGTGCTCCCGTAAACATGTGTACGTAAAATACATACATGATCTGACATCAATAATCGATAAATAATAAAACCAATAGCGATAGTGTTTGTCCGATCAATACACATGTGCTCTGTTCAATGGTCTCCCCTGAAAAGACAGACATATATACTTGAGCATCACGTGACTTTAAAACTCCTCGCACACGCGGAccaaaaattagaagaaaaatttCCATATCCAAATATAGAAAGTGAAACTTTCAAGTCAGAATATCAACTCTATTTTTTCCCTACAAGTTGAAACAAAATGCAACATAATACACAAAAGAAACTATGAAGTACGAGTTATCGAAAACAATAGAGAAAATTGATCAAAAATAAGATGTAAGGACTGTTATATATTAGGACATCATGAGGTTGTCCGTTTGAGAGTACgagatgtacaagtacgcagtcCGGTCAGAATATTGACGTTACGTCCAGTGCCTCTCATAGAGATAGTGCCATCGAAACTTTTagtcaataaatcaatcaatgaaCACCAACCAAACAAACAACTAAACAATCAATCTGTTTAATTTGGGGTCCAAAATCgcatgtttctttttcgcttgttccAAGAGACCCTATCCCATGTGTTTCATTAGTATATcagtcaaccaaccaaccaaccacccagccaaccaatcaattattcaatcaatcaatcaataaaaaaatcaattaatcatGTTTCGGAGGGAAACAGAACTCTGAACAAttagttttttatattgttaatacaattgttctaaaaaaaaatccgcaTGCATGTTATCTGATCTTCTCTGaagaacaattggtttttaattattttttcttctatGTACACTTTTCTttgtatgagttatctccccgaacactgttttacTTGTTAGCGCATCTATTCCATAACCGGCAAAAATAGCGACACATTTGTATGGCAAATTCTTCGTTGTATGACCatgatgtttttattaaattttgccCGAACGATACGAAAAcgccatatgagagttatttcctcTTCTGTATATGCTATTAgggatatataatataaaacatgaacaACTAGTGATATAAACCTACGGTGGTtcattgaaatgaaataaaagtcaaagatcaaggtcatattctaaattttgattttagctTACTTCTACTTTGAAAAAACCGTATAAAATATCAACAACATATATGTACGAAATAGTTTGTTGTGACATGTTGAAGCACATACTTTTTGGTTGAAGAGGTTAGCTAATATAAGAACGGAATTTTCTcaacttttatatttaaaaatagtcGTATGGTGAGATAACTCATTCATAATGTATAATTAAGACCTAGGGTTTATGACCTAAAATCGATATCAAGGTCATATCTAAATTTTCTCGATTATTACTttttatgtatacatgataaattcatgggactttttgcattagtTGCAAGCTACTTAACCATGAAAAAGCCAACCAGAAATGACCTgttttaaaccggaagtagctatcgtttgtaaatttatttttagaatcaTTGTCAAATATTACTGGATTTGACATTTCGAAACCGAAATTAACAAATTGTCtgccttatttataaaaaaatgaaaccatttattattttaatctgCGTATAATAAACTATCATTTGACGCTTAAGATTTAGATTTTAACCCacattttaaaagtttcatataaaaaaagatcttTATGGGTGGAGAGACCTTCAaatgttctctgaacaattggtttttaattgtcatttatattttgtttcatatatttGTGTTCATACTTAAAGCGCAAACTACCAGTTTCAATTCCTGgattaatttaatcaattaacgAGAATACTAACAATAAACAGCATTGTTttcataataaacaaataatacaactatttcattaaaacatCTTTTTCTGTCGTAGAATCATGCTCTCCTGGTTATTTATGCCAAGGACGACACGGATATCGAGATCGACAGAAACCGTCAACAACAGAAGAAGATGCCGACACATTTGATAAGCATAAGAACAAATGTATACACTGGGAACAACTTGTTTGTGATTTATTCAGTTTATTGATGGAACTTTTGAGTACtctaattgaaatatttcaagGCAGCATCAAACCTTTGaatttaaaaaccaaaaacaatgacACTTTGTTTTCTTTTGGTGAAAGCTGCTCACAGTCAATAAATG
The window above is part of the Mytilus edulis chromosome 6, xbMytEdul2.2, whole genome shotgun sequence genome. Proteins encoded here:
- the LOC139527586 gene encoding uncharacterized protein, encoding MYSGLCFREKTETETTENCAVVPKDHLDQYADQTSQLLLSGHTTGFTGTSGEEAKQAFLKQAAIQQEIKRKYLFTEKTETETTQRFRQAKRAYSMYSGLCFRESCSPGYLCQGRHGYRDRQKPSTTEEDADTFDKHKNKCIHWEQLVCDLFSLLMELLSTLIEIFQGSIKPLNLKTKNNDTLFSFGESCSQSINGVRYWLTNHQFCKFKRQPGFLTVLTQDWKVFRVRTFHTNYLSQTSVGLSMHLCNGEFRQSAVEDLCELVIS